One Mycobacteriales bacterium DNA segment encodes these proteins:
- a CDS encoding WhiB family transcriptional regulator → MSTTLTGEVSRRIRRDRRFRAALEQRYASPAWRASGLCLPLDPEMFFPNAADDPAPALMICQNCPVRAACLAAALDAGDCDGVWGATTPDERRPMRQVWVSARGH, encoded by the coding sequence ATGAGCACCACCCTGACCGGCGAGGTGTCCCGGCGGATCCGGCGCGACCGTAGGTTCCGGGCCGCCCTCGAGCAGCGCTACGCGAGCCCGGCGTGGCGGGCCAGCGGCCTGTGCCTGCCCCTCGACCCGGAGATGTTCTTCCCGAACGCCGCCGACGACCCCGCCCCGGCGCTCATGATCTGCCAGAACTGCCCGGTCCGGGCAGCCTGCCTGGCCGCGGCGCTCGACGCGGGAGATTGCGACGGGGTCTGGGGGGCAACCACACCGGACGAGCGCCGGCCGATGCGCCAGGTCTGGGTCTCCGCCCGGGGGCACTGA
- a CDS encoding TraR/DksA C4-type zinc finger protein: MDTEVVRERLERLLVELDGSARTLQAERGDNGDLSHEQESADSGSGMSDADREDAVIEVVDRQTHAVRAALARVEAGTYGSCVDCRAVLPDERLEARPEAERCVHCQQQSEAVR; this comes from the coding sequence GTGGACACCGAGGTCGTACGGGAACGTCTCGAGCGGCTGCTCGTCGAGCTCGACGGTTCGGCGCGCACGCTTCAGGCCGAGCGCGGCGACAACGGCGACCTGAGCCACGAGCAGGAGTCGGCGGACTCCGGCAGCGGGATGTCCGACGCCGACCGGGAAGACGCCGTCATCGAGGTCGTCGACCGGCAGACCCACGCGGTCCGGGCGGCGCTCGCCCGGGTCGAGGCCGGCACCTACGGCAGCTGCGTCGACTGCCGGGCGGTGCTGCCCGACGAGCGGCTCGAGGCACGTCCGGAGGCCGAGCGTTGCGTGCACTGCCAGCAACAGTCCGAAGCGGTCCGATGA
- a CDS encoding SRPBCC family protein: MAKDVETVERVIAAPPERIFALVADPRRHRDIDGSGTVREATDLPERLELGATFGMAMRLGRSYSMVSTVIEFEDGRRIAWQSRPPSGVTKYLFGGRIWRYELDPVAGGTRVRESWDITEEKFKRIVRPYRTKTRANMVATLERIDRLVTAEPATG, translated from the coding sequence ATGGCCAAGGACGTCGAGACGGTGGAACGGGTCATCGCCGCCCCGCCGGAGCGGATCTTCGCGCTGGTCGCCGACCCCCGCCGGCACCGGGACATCGACGGGTCGGGGACGGTCCGCGAAGCGACCGACCTGCCCGAGCGGCTCGAACTCGGCGCGACATTCGGCATGGCCATGCGGCTCGGCCGGTCCTACTCGATGGTGAGCACCGTGATCGAGTTCGAGGACGGACGGCGAATCGCCTGGCAAAGCCGGCCACCGAGCGGGGTCACCAAGTACCTGTTCGGCGGCCGGATCTGGCGCTACGAGCTGGACCCGGTCGCTGGTGGCACGCGGGTGCGGGAGAGCTGGGACATCACGGAGGAGAAGTTCAAGCGGATCGTCCGCCCGTACCGCACCAAGACCCGGGCGAACATGGTCGCGACCCTGGAACGGATCGATCGCCTGGTCACCGCGGAGCCGGCGACCGGCTGA
- a CDS encoding class I SAM-dependent methyltransferase, translated as MSLPEVYEELRLPDGESPYWAFYDAVVARQLGAWLPPAPARVLDLSGARSRCTAQLSRAGHTVVQAFDSVPRVPTPAGVSPVVADLPGLGWLVTGSVDAVLAEGRALSLALAAELAFDEIARVLRPGGRFLVSVDSLVLGLARLAQQGRWAELADVPGADVVLVPSADGRLRRCFWPEELTAGLTGAGFTVEWVRPRTVLSPDAVERTLRADPGRLEVLVEREIALGAEHAGESIGSHLVASAVKQP; from the coding sequence GTGTCGCTGCCCGAGGTCTACGAGGAGCTCCGGCTGCCGGACGGCGAATCGCCCTACTGGGCCTTCTACGACGCGGTCGTCGCCCGCCAGCTCGGCGCCTGGCTGCCTCCCGCACCGGCCCGGGTCCTGGACCTCTCCGGCGCACGGTCGCGCTGTACGGCCCAGCTCAGCCGGGCTGGGCACACCGTGGTGCAGGCCTTCGACTCGGTCCCTCGGGTGCCGACCCCTGCCGGGGTGTCCCCGGTGGTCGCCGACCTCCCCGGCCTCGGCTGGCTGGTCACCGGGTCGGTCGACGCCGTGCTGGCCGAGGGCCGGGCGCTGTCCCTCGCGCTGGCCGCGGAGCTCGCCTTCGACGAGATCGCCCGAGTGCTCCGGCCCGGCGGCCGGTTCCTGGTCAGTGTGGACTCCCTCGTCCTAGGTCTCGCGCGGCTCGCGCAGCAGGGCCGCTGGGCCGAGCTGGCAGACGTGCCCGGCGCCGATGTGGTCCTCGTCCCCTCCGCGGACGGGAGGCTCCGGCGCTGCTTCTGGCCGGAGGAGCTCACGGCCGGCCTGACCGGAGCCGGGTTCACGGTCGAATGGGTGCGGCCCCGCACGGTGCTCTCCCCGGACGCGGTCGAGCGGACCCTGCGAGCGGACCCGGGGCGCCTCGAGGTGCTCGTCGAGCGGGAGATCGCCCTGGGAGCCGAACACGCGGGCGAGTCGATCGGCAGCCATCTGGTCGCCTCGGCGGTCAAGCAGCCCTGA